The proteins below are encoded in one region of Bacillota bacterium:
- the thpR gene encoding RNA 2',3'-cyclic phosphodiesterase gives MKGSEGGKVRTFIAVLIDERMRRCVETYTAEVRASLEGAGHSIRWVSPAQYHFTLRFLGELNEAERRRVFDAVTSACRQASPFELRLGGLGGFPDLDRPRVLWIGVEPPGDGLLNELAGRVERALVESGFGQADRPFSPHLTIGRVQEPWARKTSTMLDSLLDRPLSGCGTTRVDSVVVMASKLTPRGPVYTPMLAVSLGA, from the coding sequence GTGAAGGGAAGCGAAGGCGGAAAGGTCCGCACGTTCATCGCCGTCCTGATCGACGAACGGATGCGGCGGTGCGTGGAGACGTACACCGCCGAGGTCCGGGCGTCGCTCGAAGGGGCGGGCCATAGCATCCGATGGGTGAGCCCGGCGCAATACCACTTCACGCTGCGTTTCCTGGGCGAGCTTAACGAGGCTGAGCGCCGGCGGGTGTTCGACGCCGTCACCAGTGCTTGCCGCCAGGCCTCTCCGTTCGAACTGCGCCTGGGCGGGCTGGGCGGTTTCCCGGATCTCGATCGCCCTCGGGTGCTGTGGATCGGGGTGGAGCCACCCGGCGACGGGCTGCTGAACGAGCTGGCCGGCCGGGTGGAGCGGGCGCTCGTGGAGAGCGGCTTCGGGCAGGCCGACCGGCCCTTTTCCCCTCACCTGACCATCGGCCGCGTGCAGGAGCCTTGGGCACGGAAGACCAGCACCATGCTTGATTCGTTGTTGGACCGGCCTCTCAGCGGATGCGGCACCACCCGGGTCGACAGCGTGGTGGTGATGGCGAGCAAGCTGACCCCCAGGGGGCCGGTCTACACGCCCATGCTCGCCGTTTCGTTGGGAGCC